From Bacteroidales bacterium, one genomic window encodes:
- a CDS encoding DUF6088 family protein, with the protein MESLRAHILSQIEKIERGRIFTYNDLSFYRNKMAHVAVLLSKFAKDGTIIRVRKGAYYRPQESRLGLKKLPVYQDEQLNYLTKKLDGYISGIYAYNKMSLTEQVPSIITIATTKPTRNHRFNNLIIECVKSYINIQEESKNIQYALILDAIKDIKHIPGTTQQDVYNKILNFYFKEYSKKEISTIINISKNYPPRVRKVVADLLNDTGYNKYCNKLVSTLLPTTRFNLDYKTEK; encoded by the coding sequence ATGGAGTCATTAAGGGCACACATACTCTCTCAAATTGAAAAGATTGAAAGAGGCCGCATCTTTACCTACAATGATTTGTCATTTTATAGAAATAAAATGGCACATGTAGCTGTGCTATTATCAAAATTTGCCAAAGATGGCACCATCATAAGAGTAAGAAAAGGGGCATACTATCGCCCGCAAGAATCAAGACTGGGTCTAAAGAAACTACCTGTATATCAGGATGAACAGCTTAACTATCTCACAAAAAAGCTAGATGGTTATATATCAGGCATTTATGCATACAACAAAATGTCATTAACAGAGCAGGTGCCATCAATTATTACTATAGCCACCACAAAGCCAACCCGCAACCATAGGTTTAATAACCTTATTATTGAATGTGTTAAATCTTACATCAACATACAAGAAGAATCAAAAAACATACAGTACGCGCTTATACTAGATGCAATAAAAGACATAAAGCACATTCCCGGAACAACACAGCAAGATGTTTACAATAAAATTCTGAACTTTTATTTCAAAGAATACTCAAAAAAAGAAATCAGTACAATCATTAATATATCCAAAAATTATCCGCCAAGAGTCAGAAAAGTAGTTGCAGATTTATTGAACGACACAGGTTACAATAAATATTGTAATAAACTAGTTTCCACTCTATTACCAACTACAAGATTTAACCTAGATTATAAGACGGAAAAATAA
- a CDS encoding Abi family protein: MDRIKYDKPSLNFKEQVDLLIKRGMIIDDRKRAERLLANISYYRLSAYMLPYKINKDGVIIDRFRDGTNWNEVYRLYLFDRKLRLLVFDAIERIEIAIRTQIIYQLSQKYGSHWQDKREIFKAPRDIITKDGMSIHIDIYDELQKHISNQLINNHAEEFLVHYRNTYCEPVNPPSWMCVEIMFFNQLLKICNGLKKRSDLTDLSNYFSLPPSAFCSWLHTLNFIRNICAHHARLWNRTFNIVPEKLIHAQPGKVWLNGTSVVQTSRCYYLFSIINYFLQTANPTSSFKLRLVKLLTDYEDVVSLKVLGFPEDWKKEEMWSV, encoded by the coding sequence ATGGATAGGATTAAGTATGATAAACCATCCCTTAATTTTAAGGAACAAGTTGATTTGCTGATAAAAAGAGGAATGATTATCGATGATAGGAAAAGGGCTGAAAGACTGTTGGCAAATATCAGTTATTATAGGCTTAGTGCATATATGTTGCCTTATAAGATAAATAAAGATGGCGTAATAATAGATAGATTCAGGGATGGTACAAATTGGAATGAAGTATACAGATTATATTTGTTTGATAGAAAACTTAGGTTGTTGGTTTTTGATGCTATTGAAAGAATTGAGATTGCCATTAGAACTCAGATTATATATCAATTAAGCCAGAAATATGGTTCTCATTGGCAGGATAAGAGAGAGATTTTTAAGGCACCTAGGGATATCATTACTAAAGACGGAATGTCTATTCATATTGATATATATGATGAGTTGCAAAAACACATTTCCAACCAGCTGATTAATAATCATGCGGAAGAATTTCTAGTACATTACCGGAATACGTATTGTGAGCCGGTGAACCCACCATCCTGGATGTGTGTGGAAATAATGTTTTTTAATCAGTTACTAAAAATTTGCAATGGGTTGAAGAAAAGGTCTGATCTTACAGATCTTTCTAACTATTTTTCATTACCTCCTTCAGCTTTTTGTTCATGGTTACACACACTTAATTTCATTAGAAATATATGTGCCCATCATGCCAGATTATGGAATAGAACTTTTAATATCGTACCTGAAAAACTTATACATGCTCAGCCTGGTAAGGTTTGGCTGAATGGAACTTCTGTTGTACAAACTTCTAGATGTTATTATTTGTTCAGTATAATCAATTACTTTTTACAGACAGCAAATCCTACCTCATCTTTTAAATTGAGACTGGTTAAATTATTGACTGATTATGAGGATGTTGTTAGTTTAAAAGTGCTTGGTTTTCCAGAAGATTGGAAGAAAGAAGAGATGTGGTCGGTATAA